Proteins encoded in a region of the Nitrospira sp. genome:
- a CDS encoding bile acid:sodium symporter — MTCFKNDKMDHRNVSLLASTQFIHHHLLWFLIGAYAISAMWPTAGLWIRNLTFGDLQIFNEQLHVSLLLLLLATLMFNAGLGVKTSHLTALAQKTKVLLAGLTANLIIPMAYIFLVTFIMRLWHNPVEAQHILIGLALVAAMPIAGASTAWAQNSNGNLALSLGLVLASTVLSPVLTPIALYAFGEMATEEYETVIHHLAAYGSGAFLGLWIVLPSLLGLGVRFVVSETHLTAIMPFLKLINSIVLLLLNYSNGSVSLPQAVADRDYDFLAVTLAITAGLCFTAFASGYGLSRLFKVDDAEGISLMYGLGMNNNGTGLVLASLVLASYPRVMVPIIFYNLVQHLVAGGVHEVVERKVVHQAARGT; from the coding sequence GTGACCTGTTTTAAGAACGATAAAATGGATCACCGCAACGTCAGCCTTCTCGCCTCGACTCAGTTCATCCATCATCACCTGCTTTGGTTTTTGATCGGCGCGTATGCCATTTCCGCCATGTGGCCGACAGCCGGCCTATGGATTCGGAACCTTACGTTTGGTGATCTTCAAATCTTCAACGAGCAGCTCCATGTCTCCTTACTCCTGCTTCTACTGGCGACATTGATGTTCAACGCGGGACTGGGCGTCAAGACCTCGCACCTCACAGCTCTGGCCCAGAAAACCAAGGTATTGCTTGCGGGGCTCACCGCGAATCTCATCATCCCCATGGCCTATATCTTTCTGGTCACCTTCATCATGCGGCTGTGGCACAACCCGGTGGAAGCCCAACACATCTTGATCGGGCTGGCGTTGGTGGCTGCCATGCCGATTGCCGGAGCCTCAACTGCCTGGGCCCAGAACTCCAATGGCAATCTCGCATTGAGCTTGGGATTAGTCCTCGCCTCGACCGTACTCAGTCCTGTGCTGACGCCTATCGCTCTGTATGCATTCGGAGAGATGGCCACGGAGGAATATGAGACGGTTATACACCATCTCGCCGCGTACGGATCGGGGGCATTCCTGGGTCTTTGGATCGTGTTGCCTTCTCTCCTGGGCCTTGGTGTGCGCTTCGTTGTGTCTGAAACTCACCTGACGGCGATCATGCCGTTCCTCAAATTGATCAATTCCATTGTCTTATTGTTGTTGAACTATTCGAACGGGTCAGTGTCACTTCCCCAGGCAGTAGCAGACCGAGATTACGACTTCTTGGCGGTGACGTTGGCCATCACGGCGGGCCTCTGTTTCACGGCATTTGCATCTGGCTATGGGTTGAGTCGACTCTTCAAGGTCGATGATGCTGAAGGGATCTCGCTGATGTATGGATTGGGGATGAATAACAATGGGACTGGATTGGTGTTAGCTTCGCTTGTCCTCGCCTCGTATCCCCGTGTCATGGTGCCGATCATCTTTTACAACCTCGTTCAACACCTGGTGGCTGGTGGGGTGCATGAGGTCGTAGAGCGAAAGGTTGTGCATCAAGCAGCAAGAGGTACCTAA
- a CDS encoding sigma 54-interacting transcriptional regulator translates to MDQIERNYRALLSVALVLNSQRDMRSLWEAITVEITKAIPWARASITQYDPQTDAFRFYVLATTVPLVALNRDAIVPRHGSGMGWVYEHKILHIRPDLKKEQIFPEDKLYAQEGLGRMINLPLLVKDQCLGILNIGTRESGDPDPGDIEFLTQVAMQIAYAIDHVQAYEQIDQLRNQLAKENVYLNEELRLTKNIDRLVGESTVFQHVLTLARQVASTPTTVLLTGETGTGKELIAQTIHDLSQRHRKPMVRVNCAAFPAGLVESELFGHERGAFTGADRAREGRFELAHEGTLFLDEVGEMPLETQAKLLRVLQDGMVDRLGGKQPIRVDVRLIAATNRDLSAAVKLGTFRADLLYRLNVFPIRLPTLSERPEDIPLLARHFLELYAAKLRHSCTDIDPDSLERLVRYSWPGNVRELANVIERALILSRESILRIDDHLLGLHDRSFTSLPPSDLKDVERRHILQTLALTDWRIEGPDGAAARLGIPPSTLRSRMKQHAIKRPTAN, encoded by the coding sequence TTGGATCAGATCGAACGAAACTATCGCGCACTCTTGTCCGTCGCCCTCGTGCTGAACTCGCAGCGCGACATGCGCAGCTTGTGGGAAGCGATTACAGTGGAGATCACCAAGGCCATCCCATGGGCCCGCGCCTCGATCACCCAATACGATCCTCAGACCGATGCATTCCGGTTTTATGTCCTCGCGACCACTGTCCCGCTGGTCGCGCTTAACCGCGATGCCATCGTCCCACGCCACGGAAGCGGGATGGGATGGGTATACGAACACAAAATCCTGCACATTCGCCCCGATCTCAAGAAAGAGCAAATCTTTCCTGAAGACAAGCTATACGCCCAAGAAGGCCTCGGACGGATGATTAATCTTCCACTGCTCGTGAAAGATCAATGCCTCGGTATTCTCAATATCGGCACTCGGGAATCGGGCGATCCCGATCCTGGAGATATCGAATTCCTCACACAAGTGGCGATGCAAATCGCCTATGCGATCGATCACGTCCAAGCCTACGAACAAATCGACCAGTTACGGAACCAATTGGCTAAAGAAAACGTGTACTTGAACGAGGAGCTGCGACTCACAAAAAATATCGACAGATTGGTAGGGGAAAGTACCGTCTTTCAGCATGTATTAACCCTCGCGCGACAAGTTGCCTCGACGCCGACGACCGTTCTCCTGACGGGTGAGACAGGGACCGGCAAGGAATTGATCGCTCAAACCATTCATGATTTGAGTCAGCGCCATCGGAAACCCATGGTGCGCGTGAATTGCGCCGCCTTTCCGGCTGGACTGGTTGAAAGTGAATTATTCGGCCACGAACGAGGCGCATTTACCGGAGCGGACCGCGCCCGTGAAGGACGATTCGAACTGGCCCATGAAGGAACATTGTTCTTGGATGAAGTCGGTGAAATGCCCTTGGAGACACAGGCGAAATTGCTGCGAGTCTTACAGGACGGGATGGTCGATCGTTTGGGTGGGAAACAGCCGATTCGAGTGGATGTTCGTCTCATCGCCGCCACGAACCGCGATCTTTCCGCCGCGGTCAAGCTCGGTACGTTTCGAGCGGATCTACTGTATCGCCTGAACGTGTTCCCGATCCGACTACCCACACTGAGCGAGCGTCCTGAAGATATTCCATTGTTAGCCCGGCACTTTCTTGAACTCTACGCAGCAAAACTCCGCCATTCCTGTACGGATATCGATCCTGATTCTTTAGAACGATTGGTGCGCTACTCGTGGCCGGGCAATGTCCGTGAATTGGCCAATGTGATTGAACGAGCCTTGATTCTTTCACGCGAGTCGATTTTGCGGATCGATGACCATCTCCTGGGATTGCATGATCGCTCGTTCACCAGCTTGCCGCCGTCCGACCTCAAAGATGTCGAACGTCGACACATTCTCCAAACCCTGGCTTTGACCGATTGGCGCATCGAAGGTCCTGACGGAGCAGCAGCACGTCTCGGCATCCCGCCCAGTACCTTGCGCAGCCGGATGAAACAACATGCGATAAAGCGACCGACCGCTAACTGA
- a CDS encoding cysteine hydrolase, translated as MDAYASVIDKPGYSAFAHTGLQQMLTKRGVETLILTGVTTEVCVSSTLRAAIDLGYRCITVSDACASGDPDLHKASLAMIGVEGGIFGEVATTAEVIERLAPRYRLGWSAADN; from the coding sequence GTGGATGCCTATGCATCAGTTATCGACAAGCCTGGCTATAGCGCGTTTGCTCATACGGGATTACAACAGATGCTGACGAAGCGCGGCGTTGAAACACTCATTCTAACGGGCGTCACCACAGAAGTGTGCGTCAGCTCGACGTTGCGTGCTGCAATCGACCTCGGCTACCGCTGTATCACTGTGAGCGATGCCTGCGCTTCGGGTGATCCCGACCTACACAAAGCTTCATTAGCCATGATCGGCGTGGAAGGCGGCATCTTTGGCGAAGTCGCCACAACCGCCGAAGTCATTGAGCGGCTTGCTCCACGATACAGATTGGGTTGGTCAGCAGCTGATAATTAA
- a CDS encoding efflux transporter outer membrane subunit, with translation MIQGRPTIPPYVSALCLSVMFAVTGCGWWIPKGDPPATHMVSPKLQETLEEVTNRLHKWPDDRWWEQFQNAELSQLMETALRDNPGLKVASARLREAQGLARVEGARLLPFLDADASLTYERISQHGVFAALNAETAGQRILLGMINPLTFRYEFDFWGKYRATLEAALGHAAAEEAELAEVRLRLTTGIARAYFRGHALHRQLELVHAIVDLRRRLRILAETRSKLGLDNDLAVKQAVADYEAAVTRQASVHDQLDIQCNLLARLMGKGPDDGRHLFTASSPTIPEQVPVPEHLSIGLLVHRPDLAAALYRAYSAARVVKVARTQFYPTIDLTAFVGFNALTFTKGADKLANFLFSGQSFSYGIAPGLRLPIFEGGRLRGELATRRAEYDTAVELYNDTLLDALREVADSLSAWQATREMLESHHRLVTSLSEEWRLAKVRVVSGLDDDREVLRHRYPVLEQEYALRALESDQLVAVVDLIEALGGGYNNPDVEKKPKEPTS, from the coding sequence ATGATCCAAGGCCGACCGACCATCCCCCCATACGTCTCGGCCTTGTGCCTGTCGGTCATGTTCGCGGTCACCGGCTGTGGTTGGTGGATCCCGAAGGGCGATCCGCCTGCTACTCATATGGTGTCGCCCAAGTTGCAGGAAACCCTTGAGGAAGTGACCAACCGGTTGCACAAATGGCCCGACGATCGGTGGTGGGAACAATTCCAAAACGCCGAGCTCAGCCAACTGATGGAGACGGCGCTGCGCGACAACCCGGGGCTCAAGGTGGCCTCGGCCCGCTTACGGGAAGCGCAAGGGCTGGCACGTGTGGAAGGCGCACGCCTTCTTCCCTTCCTGGATGCCGACGCGTCGTTGACCTACGAGCGCATCTCGCAACACGGAGTGTTCGCTGCCTTGAATGCCGAGACCGCGGGACAACGCATTCTGCTCGGCATGATCAACCCGCTCACGTTTCGGTACGAGTTCGACTTCTGGGGCAAATATCGCGCGACGCTCGAAGCGGCGCTCGGGCATGCGGCAGCCGAAGAAGCGGAATTGGCTGAAGTCCGACTCCGCCTGACCACCGGCATCGCACGTGCCTACTTCCGCGGTCATGCGCTTCATCGTCAGCTGGAATTGGTCCACGCCATCGTCGATCTACGCCGCAGGCTTCGGATTCTCGCGGAGACCCGGTCCAAACTGGGATTGGATAATGACCTGGCGGTGAAGCAAGCCGTCGCCGACTACGAAGCGGCGGTCACACGGCAGGCCTCGGTTCACGATCAATTGGACATTCAGTGTAATTTGCTCGCCCGCCTCATGGGCAAAGGGCCGGACGACGGTCGACACCTCTTCACGGCTTCTTCCCCAACCATTCCTGAGCAGGTGCCCGTCCCTGAGCACCTCTCGATCGGATTGCTGGTCCACCGGCCTGATTTGGCCGCGGCACTGTATCGCGCGTACTCCGCCGCTCGGGTGGTGAAGGTCGCAAGGACGCAGTTCTACCCGACGATCGATCTGACCGCCTTCGTCGGCTTCAATGCGTTGACGTTCACCAAAGGTGCCGATAAGTTGGCGAATTTCCTGTTCTCGGGACAGAGCTTTTCCTACGGCATCGCCCCGGGCCTGCGCTTGCCGATCTTTGAAGGCGGCCGCTTGCGAGGCGAACTGGCGACGCGCCGGGCGGAGTACGATACCGCAGTGGAACTGTACAACGACACGCTGCTCGACGCTTTGCGGGAAGTCGCGGACAGTCTGAGCGCGTGGCAGGCGACGCGCGAGATGCTGGAATCGCATCATCGCTTGGTGACGTCGCTCAGTGAGGAGTGGCGTCTCGCAAAAGTACGGGTCGTGTCCGGACTGGACGACGACCGGGAAGTTCTCCGCCATCGCTACCCGGTGCTGGAACAGGAATATGCTCTGCGGGCGCTGGAGAGCGATCAACTCGTCGCGGTGGTGGATCTCATTGAAGCATTAGGCGGCGGATACAACAATCCCGATGTCGAAAAGAAGCCGAAGGAGCCGACGAGCTGA
- a CDS encoding type II toxin-antitoxin system VapC family toxin gives MKPIRPTASSVAPLSDTHMSYYAQHRRPAPQTPWTTDRRSGEDATRTLRTRNPYFTRSREAACSTGRQRTLIERHPPASPRLGMPTLVDTSLWIDHFRTNSFALRRLLDDDLVMCHPLVIGEIACGNLKHRSEVLESLAALPTTPIIEYQELLTFIATHKLFGQGLGWIDVHLLASTMLRQATLWSLDQPLRRAARRLRCHFESPD, from the coding sequence ATGAAGCCTATCCGGCCGACAGCGTCTTCGGTCGCGCCGCTCAGCGACACGCATATGTCGTACTACGCGCAACATCGACGACCAGCTCCTCAGACGCCCTGGACAACTGACCGACGTTCAGGAGAAGACGCAACTCGTACGCTTCGGACTCGAAACCCTTATTTCACGCGAAGCCGCGAAGCGGCTTGCTCGACTGGGCGGCAGCGAACCCTAATTGAAAGGCATCCGCCGGCGTCGCCCCGCCTAGGTATGCCCACTCTGGTCGACACCTCCCTGTGGATCGACCACTTTCGTACCAATTCCTTCGCCCTCCGACGGCTGCTGGACGATGACCTGGTCATGTGCCACCCGCTCGTCATCGGGGAAATTGCCTGCGGCAACTTGAAACATCGATCTGAGGTGCTCGAGTCTCTGGCCGCGTTGCCTACCACGCCCATCATTGAATATCAGGAACTCCTGACTTTTATCGCAACCCATAAGCTCTTCGGACAGGGTTTAGGATGGATCGACGTACATCTCCTCGCCTCGACAATGCTCCGGCAGGCGACACTCTGGTCTCTCGATCAGCCTCTACGACGGGCTGCCAGAAGACTGCGCTGTCATTTTGAATCGCCCGACTGA
- a CDS encoding HlyD family secretion protein — MSDSHSIPPPSPQLIEESLHAQRTRRLLIVALVLSLAGFAYGGYWWTSARHWVQTDNAYVTGNLVPVTAQANGIITQVLFEETQFVNRGDVLVRLDANEATAALGQARGRLGDAVRRINSLFITQRQLADKLAARRARYDVIRHDMDRYGRAVPSGAVSKQILQNAQDHLRALEADVRETQAEYDALDAQIGGTTVMEHPTVELAKHEFIHAHLEYARQQIRAPASGYVAKRKAQVGERVKHGTNLMTIVPLDHLWVEANLRETDLGNVRPGQPAEVRVDLHGGKHTFRGTVEGLVPGTGSPFALLPPDNSTGNFIHIIERVPVRIALEAEELREHPIRPGLSTVTKIRVSDVGQSIWSSLAKADSEEYQTDVYDNELMDAESLAQEVMRTNMVSRIPSSVSTSSD; from the coding sequence ATGAGCGACAGCCATTCCATTCCCCCACCGTCCCCGCAACTGATTGAAGAGTCGCTGCACGCACAACGCACCCGGCGGCTGTTGATCGTGGCGCTCGTGCTGAGTCTGGCAGGCTTCGCCTATGGCGGATATTGGTGGACGTCGGCCCGGCATTGGGTTCAAACCGACAATGCCTACGTGACCGGCAACCTCGTGCCGGTCACCGCGCAGGCCAACGGCATCATCACGCAGGTGCTGTTCGAAGAAACTCAGTTCGTGAATCGAGGCGATGTGCTGGTCCGTCTCGATGCGAACGAAGCCACTGCGGCGCTGGGACAGGCGCGCGGTCGACTCGGCGACGCGGTCCGGCGCATCAACTCGCTCTTCATCACGCAACGGCAATTGGCCGACAAATTGGCGGCTCGCAGGGCGAGATACGACGTGATCCGCCACGACATGGATCGGTACGGTCGAGCGGTGCCCAGCGGAGCCGTGTCGAAGCAGATTCTCCAGAATGCGCAGGATCACTTGCGGGCATTGGAAGCGGATGTGCGGGAAACACAGGCTGAATACGACGCGCTCGACGCTCAGATCGGCGGCACGACAGTGATGGAACATCCGACAGTCGAGCTGGCGAAGCATGAGTTCATCCATGCCCATCTCGAATATGCGCGACAGCAGATCCGAGCGCCGGCGTCCGGATACGTGGCGAAACGTAAGGCGCAGGTCGGCGAACGGGTCAAGCACGGCACGAACCTCATGACGATCGTTCCGCTGGACCATCTCTGGGTGGAAGCCAACTTGCGAGAAACCGACTTGGGGAACGTCCGACCGGGTCAACCGGCCGAAGTGCGCGTGGACCTCCACGGCGGCAAACACACGTTTCGCGGCACTGTGGAAGGGCTGGTACCAGGCACGGGTAGTCCGTTCGCGCTTTTACCGCCGGACAACTCCACCGGCAACTTTATCCACATCATCGAACGAGTACCGGTACGGATCGCGCTGGAAGCCGAAGAACTGCGAGAGCATCCGATTAGGCCCGGCCTGTCAACGGTCACCAAAATCCGCGTCAGCGATGTCGGGCAATCCATCTGGTCGTCTCTGGCGAAAGCCGACAGCGAGGAATATCAGACCGACGTCTATGACAACGAATTGATGGACGCAGAATCGCTGGCACAAGAAGTCATGAGGACCAATATGGTGTCCCGAATCCCTTCATCCGTGTCGACGTCAAGCGACTAA
- a CDS encoding DHA2 family efflux MFS transporter permease subunit yields the protein MTTRDYPESRCLGWHFILLNLVLGLAHIVVLFNAGSYVALEPHAAGGLGGVQVSFGRWAQTNFMIALALGFPLARWFSDRYGEPRVFSVAFIAYAVASAFCATADSIEGFVSARVLLGLAGGVTLPLSQSLLIKEYPDHLKSLGLAIWGLFTLTPFTLGLVTGGWLGDHWGWRTLFYLNIFLAILIAALAATLFHGRRHDVRHEPFDLVGFVLLFVIFGSLQTILNGGNDFDWFDDPLLRAMLVVVIVTVPVWIVWELGERRPAIDLRLFAHRNFSIGLLCLGLGFLSIQGLLSLFVVQLQLLLGYSSELAGLVFLPMILLGMPMIALMHEIAKRLDVRWLACLNSLGFAATFYWIGLYDDPHSYDQIFWPMALEGVFLGSFFTPLTVLTLHGLSGEQMLRAAETANILRIASGAVGITWQGIVVFRRLPFHQLQLSDHFGGRISASYDALNQFTAKLEALGFDPAMIQRKVQLTIKQAAGILALNDTFLLSSYLCLGIAALVWFAHSSRVPLLKQAEAVRELQAEELMEQP from the coding sequence ATGACGACACGGGATTATCCAGAGAGCCGCTGCCTCGGATGGCACTTCATCCTCCTCAACCTCGTCTTAGGCCTAGCCCACATCGTGGTGTTGTTCAACGCCGGATCGTACGTGGCGCTGGAGCCGCACGCGGCAGGAGGCTTGGGCGGCGTGCAGGTCAGTTTCGGGCGGTGGGCGCAGACGAATTTCATGATCGCCCTGGCCCTGGGCTTTCCCCTCGCCCGCTGGTTCTCCGACCGCTATGGAGAACCACGCGTCTTTAGCGTCGCCTTCATCGCCTACGCAGTGGCATCCGCATTCTGCGCGACGGCCGACAGCATTGAAGGCTTCGTGTCGGCTCGCGTCCTTCTCGGTCTCGCCGGCGGCGTCACCTTGCCCCTGAGCCAATCCTTGCTGATCAAGGAGTATCCCGATCACCTGAAGTCGTTGGGTCTGGCAATCTGGGGGCTTTTCACGTTGACGCCCTTTACGTTGGGGCTGGTCACCGGTGGTTGGCTGGGTGATCATTGGGGCTGGCGCACCCTGTTCTACCTCAACATCTTCCTGGCGATATTGATCGCCGCCCTGGCAGCCACCTTGTTCCATGGAAGACGTCATGATGTTCGCCATGAACCATTCGACCTCGTTGGATTTGTCCTGTTGTTTGTGATCTTCGGTAGCCTTCAGACGATTTTGAACGGAGGAAACGATTTTGATTGGTTCGACGATCCGCTTTTACGTGCCATGTTGGTCGTCGTCATCGTGACTGTCCCGGTCTGGATCGTCTGGGAGCTCGGAGAACGCCGTCCGGCGATTGACCTTCGGTTATTCGCGCATCGGAATTTCTCGATCGGCTTACTCTGTCTCGGTCTGGGCTTCCTTTCGATTCAAGGATTGCTCTCCCTCTTCGTCGTTCAACTGCAGTTGTTGCTGGGCTATTCCTCCGAGCTGGCCGGTCTGGTGTTCCTGCCCATGATTCTGCTGGGCATGCCGATGATCGCCCTGATGCACGAAATCGCAAAACGGCTGGACGTCCGATGGCTGGCCTGCTTGAACAGCTTGGGATTCGCCGCCACGTTTTATTGGATCGGCCTCTACGACGATCCCCACTCCTACGATCAGATCTTTTGGCCGATGGCGCTCGAGGGGGTGTTCCTCGGCTCGTTTTTCACGCCGTTGACCGTGTTGACGTTGCACGGCCTTTCGGGTGAGCAAATGCTTCGCGCGGCGGAGACGGCCAATATTCTTCGCATCGCGTCCGGCGCGGTGGGGATTACCTGGCAAGGGATCGTCGTCTTCCGCCGTCTCCCCTTTCATCAATTGCAACTCAGCGACCATTTCGGCGGGAGAATCTCGGCTTCGTATGACGCGCTCAATCAGTTCACGGCTAAGCTCGAGGCACTCGGCTTCGATCCCGCCATGATCCAACGCAAGGTGCAACTGACGATCAAGCAGGCGGCCGGCATTCTCGCCTTGAATGACACGTTCCTCCTGTCGAGCTATCTCTGTCTGGGGATTGCGGCGCTGGTCTGGTTCGCGCATTCCAGCCGCGTGCCGCTGTTGAAGCAGGCGGAAGCCGTGCGCGAGTTGCAGGCGGAAGAGCTGATGGAGCAACCATGA
- a CDS encoding phosphotransferase: MPRLSKQALQLYLRSRFGPRVELRSYEVIGKESSKGEQKRYGYGTPVKLTFQIGRRLQSAVLATMKPGPFGHEHMADRAQAMLWDYDSYGRLPRHVKALDVGAFDTKQTLFSLAEAREFFVLNEWTDGASYHGDLERLMKGGTLRKLDRQRTVALARYLAQIHAKKRRDADLYKRRLRELIGHGECIMGLTDSYPARCGFITGDLLRTVEEACNRWRWRLRDRANRLSQVHGDFHPYNVLFRTGTDFAVLDRSRGEWGEPADDITAMTINYLLNSLIRWGKLRGPFEVLFRLFWDTYVEASGDKEVTETAAPFFAFRGLVVASPLWYPNLSTGIRRSLFHFIENVLDVPRFEPERVNEYCQ, from the coding sequence ATGCCAAGGTTAAGTAAACAAGCCCTGCAGCTGTATCTACGGAGTCGTTTTGGTCCTCGTGTCGAGCTACGTTCCTATGAAGTCATCGGCAAAGAGAGTTCCAAGGGAGAGCAGAAGCGCTATGGGTACGGCACGCCTGTCAAATTGACGTTTCAGATCGGGCGTCGACTTCAGTCCGCTGTGCTGGCGACCATGAAGCCAGGCCCGTTTGGTCATGAACATATGGCGGATCGGGCCCAAGCGATGTTGTGGGACTATGATTCGTACGGGCGTCTTCCCCGCCATGTGAAGGCGCTTGATGTAGGTGCATTCGATACCAAGCAGACGCTCTTTTCTCTCGCGGAAGCTCGCGAATTCTTCGTGTTGAATGAATGGACCGACGGCGCGAGCTATCATGGGGATCTTGAGCGGCTGATGAAAGGCGGTACGCTGCGTAAGTTGGATCGACAACGCACCGTCGCATTGGCGCGCTACTTGGCCCAGATCCATGCGAAGAAACGGCGTGATGCAGATCTGTACAAGCGGCGGCTGCGTGAATTAATCGGCCATGGCGAATGCATCATGGGATTGACCGACAGCTATCCAGCGCGCTGTGGTTTTATCACCGGCGATTTGTTGCGAACGGTGGAGGAAGCGTGCAATCGATGGCGATGGCGGCTCCGAGACAGAGCCAATCGACTTTCCCAGGTACACGGGGATTTCCATCCGTACAATGTGCTGTTTCGTACTGGGACGGATTTTGCGGTATTGGATCGCTCACGAGGAGAATGGGGCGAGCCGGCCGATGATATCACTGCGATGACGATCAACTATCTGCTCAACTCGCTCATTCGATGGGGCAAGCTCCGGGGGCCGTTCGAAGTCTTGTTCCGGCTGTTCTGGGATACATATGTGGAGGCCAGCGGCGACAAAGAGGTGACCGAAACGGCAGCGCCGTTCTTTGCTTTTCGCGGCCTGGTCGTGGCCAGCCCACTGTGGTACCCCAATTTGTCGACCGGCATCCGACGGAGCCTGTTTCATTTTATCGAGAATGTCCTCGATGTGCCGCGCTTTGAGCCGGAACGAGTGAATGAGTATTGTCAGTGA
- a CDS encoding NAD(P)/FAD-dependent oxidoreductase gives MVNGKPRVVILGGGFGGMYAALEFERALTRGADLDVTLVNQDNFFLFTPMLHEVAASDLDITNIVSPIRKLLRRVTFFHGEIEAIDLVHKRVGLSHGHEAHCHSLPYDHLVLALGSTTNFFHIPGLADRALTMKSLDDAIVLRNHLIANLEEADYECGASLRAPLLNFVVAGGGFAGVETIAAMNDFLREAVQFFPHLRADMLRIILVSAGKFILPELGEELGTYAQRKLIEQKVEIHSSCKVTAVTDLDVTLSDGTTVSTNTLVWTAGISPHALLETLPCPKTKGRVLVNEYLEVPGWPGLWAFGDCALVPDRKTGAFHPPTAQHALREGRVAARNILATLRGERMKPFVYSTLGLLAPIGKRTGVANILGVNFSGFIAWWLWRTIYLLKLPRFEKKLLVALDWTLDVLFSKDLVHFRTKRSRIPHAAANRQNPA, from the coding sequence ATGGTGAACGGAAAACCGCGCGTAGTGATTCTGGGTGGGGGGTTCGGCGGGATGTATGCCGCGCTGGAGTTCGAACGAGCCCTGACACGCGGAGCCGACTTGGACGTCACCCTCGTCAACCAGGACAACTTTTTCCTCTTCACCCCGATGCTGCACGAAGTCGCGGCGAGCGACCTGGATATCACCAATATCGTCAGCCCGATCCGGAAGCTGCTGCGGCGCGTGACGTTCTTTCACGGCGAGATCGAAGCCATTGATCTCGTGCACAAGCGCGTCGGCCTCTCGCATGGGCACGAGGCCCATTGCCACTCGCTGCCCTACGACCACCTGGTGCTGGCCCTCGGGTCCACCACGAACTTCTTCCACATCCCCGGCTTGGCCGACCGGGCGCTGACCATGAAATCGTTGGATGATGCGATTGTGCTGCGCAACCACCTCATCGCGAATCTGGAAGAGGCGGACTATGAGTGCGGAGCGTCGCTCCGGGCGCCCTTACTGAATTTCGTCGTGGCCGGCGGCGGGTTCGCCGGGGTCGAGACCATCGCGGCCATGAATGACTTTCTGCGGGAGGCAGTGCAGTTCTTCCCGCATCTGCGGGCGGACATGCTGCGGATCATCCTGGTCAGTGCGGGGAAATTCATCTTGCCGGAACTGGGGGAGGAGCTCGGCACCTACGCCCAGCGCAAACTCATCGAGCAAAAGGTGGAAATCCATTCAAGTTGTAAAGTCACCGCCGTGACGGACCTCGATGTCACCCTCAGCGATGGGACGACAGTGTCGACCAATACGCTGGTCTGGACCGCCGGCATCAGCCCGCATGCCCTCTTGGAGACCCTGCCCTGCCCGAAAACGAAGGGCCGGGTCCTCGTCAACGAGTACCTGGAAGTGCCGGGGTGGCCGGGCCTCTGGGCCTTCGGCGACTGCGCGCTCGTGCCGGATCGTAAAACCGGAGCCTTCCATCCTCCGACCGCGCAACATGCGCTGCGTGAAGGGAGAGTGGCGGCGCGGAATATCCTGGCGACCCTGCGAGGGGAGCGCATGAAGCCCTTCGTCTACTCGACGCTCGGGCTGCTGGCTCCCATTGGGAAACGGACCGGCGTCGCGAACATTCTCGGGGTGAATTTCTCCGGCTTCATCGCCTGGTGGTTGTGGCGGACGATCTACTTGCTGAAACTGCCTCGCTTTGAAAAGAAACTGCTCGTGGCCTTGGACTGGACGCTGGATGTGCTCTTCTCGAAGGACCTGGTCCACTTTCGAACGAAGCGCTCCCGGATCCCGCATGCGGCAGCCAACCGGCAGAACCCTGCCTGA